The Fodinibius saliphilus genome has a segment encoding these proteins:
- a CDS encoding DivIVA domain-containing protein — protein sequence MKLTALEIKQQEFEKSLRGYDKAEVQAFLNLMSNEWEHMVTKNRELEKRIDELEEKLKHYERVEEALHETLQTAKESAEQKLTGARKDARNKIEKAEMEAESIIREATQQRQQVRQSIIRLLDRRKEIIGGIRSYLEMAQESLEQFSKDEAALFDLPADEDKFSDKLNEKAERRTKSIVEEDNSEFEEEAHPLPPGAENMDDIIDELD from the coding sequence ATGAAACTTACCGCACTTGAAATCAAACAGCAGGAGTTTGAAAAATCTTTACGAGGATATGACAAAGCCGAAGTTCAGGCTTTTTTAAACCTTATGTCCAACGAATGGGAACATATGGTTACCAAAAACCGAGAGTTGGAAAAACGCATTGATGAGCTTGAAGAAAAGCTCAAACACTATGAACGAGTGGAAGAAGCATTACACGAAACGCTGCAAACGGCCAAGGAGTCGGCCGAACAAAAACTAACCGGCGCCCGAAAAGATGCCCGCAACAAGATTGAAAAGGCAGAAATGGAAGCCGAATCCATTATACGAGAAGCAACACAGCAGCGCCAACAGGTTCGCCAAAGTATTATCCGATTACTTGACCGACGAAAAGAAATTATCGGAGGCATCCGCTCATACCTGGAAATGGCCCAAGAATCATTGGAACAGTTTTCAAAAGATGAAGCGGCCCTCTTTGATCTCCCTGCTGACGAAGATAAGTTTTCTGATAAACTGAACGAAAAAGCCGAACGCCGGACAAAGAGTATAGTCGAAGAAGACAACTCCGAATTTGAAGAAGAGGCTCACCCCCTACCCCCTGGTGCCGAAAATATGGATGACATTATTGATGAGCTGGATTAA
- a CDS encoding transglutaminase-like domain-containing protein: protein MSSKSEIESLVYLLDDPDPYIHTEVKNRLYELGEQAVPLLDQHKSEVENEEDRELIREIIQWITYSSVEEDFLDVLEGGVNNLKQLEDAVFILSRFENPTLRESEYKHKLDRFSQMIGDEVRYSLDDSQKMHAVLDFVFTDLGFTGSTTDYYNPENSFLHRVIDRREGLPISLALIVLFLGRRLNLPFHGVNMPIHFMLKYKGEVEEVMIDPFDHGKLVNYNQCYYFLKQNGVEPQSTHFETADETEILARCIRNLINSYEKLDKLDIVESLKKLLNTVETLVRQ from the coding sequence ATGTCTTCAAAATCAGAAATAGAATCTCTGGTTTATCTGTTAGATGATCCGGATCCTTATATCCATACAGAGGTAAAAAATCGACTTTATGAGCTCGGTGAGCAAGCAGTACCGCTTTTAGACCAACACAAAAGTGAGGTGGAAAATGAAGAAGATCGTGAGCTTATACGGGAAATTATTCAGTGGATTACCTATAGCAGTGTTGAAGAAGACTTTTTAGATGTATTAGAAGGGGGTGTTAATAATCTGAAACAGCTTGAAGATGCGGTTTTTATTTTATCCCGATTCGAAAATCCTACATTGCGAGAGAGTGAGTATAAACATAAGCTGGATCGTTTTTCGCAGATGATCGGTGATGAGGTTCGGTACTCGCTTGATGACAGTCAAAAGATGCATGCCGTACTCGATTTTGTTTTTACTGATCTTGGATTTACGGGGAGTACTACTGATTATTATAACCCGGAAAACTCATTTCTTCATCGCGTAATTGATCGTCGCGAAGGGCTACCTATCTCACTGGCATTGATTGTGTTATTTTTGGGGCGACGTCTAAACCTCCCGTTTCATGGGGTGAATATGCCTATCCATTTTATGCTGAAATATAAAGGTGAGGTTGAGGAGGTCATGATCGATCCTTTTGATCATGGGAAGTTGGTGAACTATAATCAATGCTACTACTTTTTGAAGCAGAATGGAGTTGAGCCGCAAAGCACACACTTTGAAACCGCTGATGAAACGGAAATTCTGGCTCGATGCATTCGTAATTTAATAAACAGTTATGAAAAGCTGGACAAGTTGGATATAGTTGAAAGCCTTAAAAAATTACTTAATACCGTTGAAACATTGGTCCGTCAATAG
- a CDS encoding YggS family pyridoxal phosphate-dependent enzyme → MSENICQNLSDLNDRITKACNQAGRSPDEITLVAVSKMKPLENIKEAFGCGQIHFGENRAKELQDKMEAYEEDKIQWHMVGNLQTNKIKYMVERVNWIHSIEKPKYLREIEKRASRIDRTINTLVQINISGEDQKSGCKEEDLEEILTYARELDHVRIRGLMGMATFVDPDEVEKVRPQFKKLRTIRDNHRKFEADNVQLDELSMGMTNDMEIAIEEGSTMVRVGRAIFGERNY, encoded by the coding sequence ATGTCCGAGAATATTTGCCAAAATTTATCTGATTTAAATGACCGTATTACCAAAGCCTGTAACCAAGCTGGGCGTTCTCCTGATGAAATCACCCTTGTTGCAGTCAGCAAAATGAAACCGCTGGAAAACATCAAAGAAGCATTTGGGTGTGGACAGATCCACTTTGGAGAAAACCGTGCGAAGGAACTTCAGGACAAAATGGAAGCCTACGAAGAAGACAAGATTCAATGGCATATGGTAGGTAACCTACAGACTAATAAAATAAAGTATATGGTTGAGCGGGTTAACTGGATCCATTCCATTGAAAAACCCAAGTATTTAAGGGAAATTGAGAAACGGGCTTCTCGCATTGACCGTACCATCAATACGCTAGTACAGATAAATATCAGCGGTGAAGATCAAAAAAGTGGATGCAAAGAAGAAGATCTGGAAGAGATACTTACATATGCCCGTGAATTGGATCATGTGCGGATTCGTGGACTAATGGGAATGGCTACTTTTGTAGATCCCGATGAAGTGGAAAAAGTTCGCCCCCAATTTAAAAAGCTGCGAACTATTAGAGATAATCACCGCAAGTTTGAAGCTGACAACGTACAGCTGGATGAATTGTCGATGGGCATGACCAACGATATGGAAATCGCTATTGAAGAAGGATCAACAATGGTGCGTGTAGGACGTGCTATTTTTGGAGAACGTAACTACTGA
- a CDS encoding zinc ribbon domain-containing protein, whose product MEEVLQQLANLQYIDSRIDELKQLRGDLPEEILDIETDINRFEAKIERLENEQKELKVEQDNLELEIKDAQNKMDKYEEQQMSVRNNREYDALTKEIESQKQVIENANSRKEEIEQRLEQIGPEIEKYQEQLDQTKELYEQKQANLEEVKKDTQKEEDMLEDKRAEVEENIDDRYLRSYNRLRDGLSNGLAVVPMEKGAALGMALPPQTQVEVRHKNKIIIDENSGRIVVHPSFFENAQEQLSL is encoded by the coding sequence ATGGAAGAAGTACTTCAACAATTAGCAAATCTTCAATATATCGACAGCAGAATAGACGAGCTAAAACAGCTGCGAGGAGATCTGCCGGAAGAAATCCTTGATATTGAGACAGACATCAATCGATTCGAAGCCAAAATTGAGCGGCTTGAAAATGAACAAAAGGAGCTAAAGGTTGAGCAAGATAACCTTGAGCTTGAAATTAAAGACGCTCAGAATAAGATGGACAAATATGAGGAGCAGCAAATGTCGGTGCGAAATAATCGTGAATACGATGCGCTGACAAAAGAGATTGAGTCTCAAAAGCAGGTTATTGAGAATGCAAATTCTCGCAAGGAAGAGATCGAACAGCGTTTAGAGCAGATTGGACCTGAAATTGAAAAATATCAGGAACAGCTCGATCAAACCAAGGAGCTGTATGAACAAAAGCAGGCTAACCTTGAAGAGGTGAAAAAGGACACCCAGAAAGAAGAGGATATGCTAGAAGACAAGCGGGCAGAGGTCGAAGAAAATATCGACGACCGCTATCTGAGAAGCTATAATCGACTTCGTGATGGTTTGTCCAATGGCTTAGCTGTAGTGCCAATGGAGAAAGGAGCTGCCCTGGGAATGGCTTTACCGCCTCAAACACAGGTGGAGGTTCGTCATAAGAATAAGATTATTATTGACGAGAATAGTGGCCGTATTGTAGTTCATCCCTCTTTCTTTGAAAATGCTCAAGAGCAACTGTCGCTGTAG
- a CDS encoding purine-nucleoside phosphorylase has translation MHLESVEEFRKKRAEAITYLKQETDAQPDYLIILGTGLGDLADEIDIRDSISYSDIPHFPVSTVESHAGRLLFGTLSGKDVVAMQGRFHYYEGYSMQEIAFPIRVIKELSADTLIVSNASGGMNTNFRRGEIMLINDHINMLGDNPLIGPNDEELGPRFPDMSDPYTEQLRDVAEQVALDKGIKMHEGVYLALSGPTLETKAEYRFLRNIGADVVGMSTVPEVIAAVHMSMDILGISVITDECFPDALEPVNIEEVLEAAGIAEPQMTQVITGVLERL, from the coding sequence ATGCACCTGGAATCTGTAGAAGAGTTTCGAAAAAAACGTGCTGAAGCAATAACATATCTTAAGCAAGAAACAGACGCGCAACCTGACTACTTAATAATTCTTGGAACAGGACTTGGCGACCTTGCAGATGAAATTGATATACGAGACAGCATCTCCTATTCCGACATTCCCCATTTCCCCGTCTCAACAGTTGAAAGTCATGCCGGGCGTCTGCTTTTTGGTACACTGAGCGGAAAAGATGTTGTTGCCATGCAGGGACGATTTCATTATTACGAAGGCTACTCTATGCAGGAAATTGCTTTCCCAATACGGGTGATAAAGGAACTCAGTGCTGATACACTCATAGTCAGTAATGCAAGCGGTGGCATGAATACGAACTTTCGCCGTGGTGAAATTATGCTGATAAATGATCATATCAATATGCTGGGCGATAATCCGCTTATTGGCCCCAATGACGAAGAGCTCGGTCCCCGTTTCCCGGATATGAGTGATCCATATACCGAACAACTTCGCGATGTCGCTGAACAAGTGGCATTAGATAAAGGTATAAAAATGCACGAAGGTGTTTACCTGGCCCTTAGTGGTCCTACATTAGAAACCAAAGCTGAATATCGCTTTTTACGAAATATTGGTGCTGATGTGGTAGGTATGAGCACCGTGCCTGAAGTTATTGCTGCTGTCCATATGAGTATGGATATACTCGGTATCTCAGTAATAACCGATGAATGCTTCCCTGATGCATTGGAACCAGTGAATATTGAAGAAGTGTTAGAAGCAGCAGGTATTGCAGAGCCCCAAATGACCCAAGTTATTACAGGCGTATTGGAACGGCTTTAA
- a CDS encoding zinc-dependent peptidase, translating to MFSFKKWQRKRLMQKNFPEQWRPILRQQVPYVKHLPPELKQKLKGLINIFIKEKSFEGCAGLKITDEIRITVAAQACILLLGIEDLSSFYEGLRSVLIYPETYVARVKSNRNSFFVEEGYQRRHGEAWSRGHVVLAWDEVKKGASDINDGQNLVFHEFAHQLDYDYGATSEIEANSNDSTFLSWGWVVGKEYNKLLKAIKKNQHTLIDEYGATNLAEFFAVVTENFFERPQALQQKHPELYQQLKRFYQQDPAKYLES from the coding sequence ATGTTTAGCTTTAAGAAGTGGCAGCGAAAACGCTTGATGCAAAAAAACTTTCCTGAGCAATGGCGCCCTATTCTTCGCCAGCAAGTGCCTTATGTAAAACATCTTCCGCCAGAGCTTAAACAAAAGCTAAAGGGACTCATCAATATCTTCATCAAGGAAAAAAGCTTTGAGGGTTGTGCCGGCCTCAAAATTACAGATGAGATACGTATTACCGTAGCGGCCCAAGCTTGCATTCTCCTTTTAGGAATTGAAGACTTATCCTCTTTTTATGAAGGACTTAGATCCGTGCTTATCTACCCCGAAACCTATGTTGCAAGAGTCAAAAGCAATCGTAACAGCTTTTTTGTAGAAGAAGGATACCAACGACGGCACGGCGAGGCTTGGTCACGCGGTCATGTAGTACTGGCCTGGGATGAGGTCAAAAAAGGCGCCTCCGACATTAATGATGGCCAAAACCTGGTATTCCATGAATTTGCCCATCAACTTGATTACGACTATGGCGCAACGTCTGAGATAGAAGCCAACAGTAATGACTCTACCTTCTTGTCTTGGGGATGGGTTGTAGGAAAAGAGTACAATAAACTACTCAAAGCTATCAAAAAGAATCAACACACCCTGATTGATGAGTATGGAGCTACTAATCTGGCCGAATTTTTTGCTGTCGTTACTGAAAACTTCTTTGAACGTCCCCAAGCTTTACAACAAAAACACCCGGAACTGTACCAACAGCTTAAAAGATTCTATCAGCAAGATCCGGCAAAATACCTGGAATCATAA
- a CDS encoding isoaspartyl peptidase/L-asparaginase family protein → MKFGKALVFVLVLAIITGALYIGNEQEKKTETKKKDWALVIHGGAGTISKDKPDSVVKAYKNDLSEALAVGEEILKNGGSALDAVENVINYLENNPKFNAGKGAVFTHDGGHELDAAMMVGNTREAGTITGVKTVKNPISLARLVMENSKHVMFAGDGAEKYADKFELERVNQDYFFTEHRHKAWKRALKREKQEDAQSSVIDLSPEELKQKYGTVGAVAVDKEGQIVAGTSTGGMTNKKFGRVGDVPIIGSGTYASDVVAVSMTGWGEKIMRAVSGHTVSAYMKHKPASIEEAGNYLLEDVLDKGDAGMIGVDKKGNIFMGMNTQGMFRGASDSEGNREVAIWK, encoded by the coding sequence ATGAAATTTGGTAAAGCGCTAGTATTTGTTCTTGTCTTGGCCATCATTACAGGAGCTCTATATATTGGGAATGAACAGGAAAAGAAAACAGAGACGAAAAAGAAAGATTGGGCACTTGTAATTCATGGAGGAGCTGGTACAATATCGAAGGATAAGCCTGATTCTGTAGTAAAAGCCTATAAAAATGATCTCAGTGAAGCTCTTGCTGTAGGAGAGGAGATTTTAAAGAATGGTGGTTCAGCTTTGGATGCTGTTGAAAATGTAATTAACTACCTGGAAAATAACCCCAAGTTTAATGCGGGGAAAGGGGCTGTATTTACCCACGATGGGGGACATGAGCTGGATGCTGCAATGATGGTTGGTAATACGCGCGAAGCCGGTACTATTACAGGGGTTAAAACAGTAAAAAATCCTATTTCATTGGCACGATTGGTAATGGAAAATTCTAAGCATGTTATGTTTGCTGGAGATGGGGCTGAGAAGTATGCTGATAAGTTTGAGCTTGAGCGTGTTAACCAAGACTACTTTTTCACCGAACACCGCCATAAAGCATGGAAGCGGGCTTTGAAACGTGAAAAGCAGGAAGATGCACAGTCTAGCGTAATAGATCTTAGCCCTGAGGAGCTTAAACAGAAATACGGGACGGTCGGTGCGGTGGCAGTTGATAAAGAAGGACAGATTGTCGCCGGTACTTCAACCGGTGGTATGACAAACAAAAAGTTTGGCCGTGTTGGTGATGTCCCTATCATCGGAAGCGGTACCTATGCCAGTGATGTAGTAGCAGTTTCTATGACAGGGTGGGGTGAGAAAATAATGCGGGCTGTTTCAGGCCATACGGTGAGTGCTTATATGAAGCATAAGCCTGCTTCAATTGAAGAGGCCGGTAATTATTTGCTCGAAGATGTGTTGGATAAAGGAGATGCAGGAATGATTGGCGTTGATAAAAAAGGTAATATATTTATGGGTATGAATACGCAGGGAATGTTCCGTGGTGCTTCTGATTCTGAAGGAAATAGAGAAGTGGCTATCTGGAAATAA
- a CDS encoding site-2 protease family protein, translating into MDNKTTNETQNFTIDHLNTQHSISRQAKRDLDPITIAKHLGLFLLTVITVSLAGAGFVGFEPSLFPLGLPNLSDFYRGALFAGLLLGFLGVHEFGHYFAALYHNIKVTLPYFIPIPLGIGTVGAVIRIKQKINDTYKMFDVGAAGPLAGFLVSLLILLYGFSTLPDASYIQNFQGHEEVKQYVAQQGVYPENPPQETDGQLLMVGNTLLYGFLASFFENVPPMWEMYHYPFLFAGWLGLFFTALNLTPIGQLDGGHILYSLIGYENHKKVARIFFGILITLAGVEAIPFIHLSLADFDNSYGVLSWIIWAGILYTLLRKAFHNELEWILPVLGSSMALSAGYLYLYVGNISTSGSLIWVVWSFFIAYLVGVEHPPALRERELDSTRKFLGWLSMAIFILCISPNPLYLI; encoded by the coding sequence TTGGACAACAAGACTACAAACGAGACACAAAACTTCACAATTGATCACCTTAACACTCAGCATTCCATCAGCAGGCAGGCCAAAAGGGATCTGGATCCTATAACAATTGCCAAACATCTGGGGCTCTTTCTGCTGACTGTTATTACTGTTTCTTTGGCTGGGGCAGGATTTGTGGGATTTGAACCGAGTCTTTTCCCCTTGGGGCTTCCCAATCTTTCTGATTTCTATCGAGGCGCCCTGTTTGCCGGACTTCTACTGGGTTTCTTGGGGGTCCATGAGTTTGGGCACTATTTTGCAGCTCTCTATCACAATATTAAAGTCACCCTACCTTATTTTATACCAATCCCCTTAGGTATTGGCACGGTAGGAGCAGTCATCCGTATTAAACAAAAGATTAATGATACCTATAAGATGTTTGACGTAGGAGCTGCAGGGCCGTTGGCCGGCTTTTTAGTGTCACTACTCATTTTGCTCTACGGCTTTTCTACACTGCCGGACGCCAGCTATATACAAAATTTTCAGGGCCACGAAGAAGTAAAACAATATGTAGCCCAACAAGGTGTATACCCCGAAAACCCACCGCAAGAAACAGATGGACAACTACTAATGGTAGGCAATACCCTGCTTTATGGATTTTTAGCCTCCTTCTTTGAAAATGTACCTCCCATGTGGGAAATGTACCACTATCCTTTTTTATTTGCTGGATGGCTGGGACTCTTTTTTACGGCTTTAAACCTTACCCCCATAGGGCAGCTCGACGGGGGGCATATTCTCTACTCCCTAATAGGGTATGAAAATCATAAAAAAGTAGCTCGTATCTTTTTCGGTATTCTTATCACCCTGGCCGGTGTTGAGGCTATCCCTTTCATTCATTTATCGCTGGCAGACTTCGATAACAGCTATGGTGTTTTAAGCTGGATTATTTGGGCCGGCATTCTTTATACCCTGTTACGAAAAGCTTTCCACAATGAGCTTGAATGGATTTTACCAGTATTAGGCAGCAGTATGGCCCTCTCAGCCGGTTACCTCTATCTTTATGTAGGTAATATCTCTACTTCAGGATCTTTAATTTGGGTAGTCTGGTCATTCTTTATTGCCTATCTAGTGGGCGTTGAACATCCTCCGGCCCTGCGTGAACGCGAACTCGATTCGACTCGAAAATTTCTGGGGTGGCTAAGTATGGCTATTTTCATTCTCTGCATAAGCCCCAATCCCCTGTATTTAATCTAG
- a CDS encoding arginine deiminase family protein, with translation MPLSITSETNRLQSVVVHTPGTEVSLVNPELKDELLFDDIIFEEDARKEHLDMLKVFKAAMPDDGKIYEITDLFLECFQKENARRFCIESMIKELKQENLHTIEEDLLQLDPEELLQFFVEGTTSSIPGFTMHPTPNMLFTRDLAVVVNDSILLSRPAKQARFRESILTETMVRFHPLFEQFQDQIIKISDQESIEGGDVLVASDKVVLIGMSERTSFSGLMTATERLLNHGVEHVLAVDIPKKRSSMHLDTIFTFASENECVAFPPAINERKNNIVALHSQNGSVIAQSMPSLKIALEELIGHDFTFIKCGGEQRTNQFREQWTDGANVFALAPGTIVGYERNTNTFRELQKHGYELMNQYEFIEEFENTSFDPSEHKIAISFLGHELCRGRGGARCMTMPIARAT, from the coding sequence ATGCCTCTTTCTATTACCTCCGAAACAAATCGGTTACAAAGTGTAGTTGTTCATACCCCGGGAACTGAAGTATCTCTGGTAAATCCCGAACTTAAAGACGAATTGCTGTTCGATGATATTATATTTGAAGAAGATGCCCGAAAAGAGCACCTCGATATGCTAAAAGTCTTTAAAGCAGCAATGCCAGATGATGGAAAAATTTATGAAATTACTGACCTTTTCCTGGAATGTTTCCAAAAAGAGAATGCCCGCCGCTTTTGCATTGAAAGCATGATTAAAGAATTAAAACAGGAAAATCTTCATACCATTGAAGAAGATCTGCTACAGCTTGACCCCGAAGAGCTGTTACAATTTTTTGTTGAGGGTACCACCTCATCAATTCCAGGATTTACAATGCATCCCACCCCAAATATGCTATTTACACGCGACCTTGCCGTAGTTGTTAATGACAGCATCCTTTTATCGCGGCCGGCAAAACAAGCACGCTTCAGAGAATCTATTCTGACCGAAACGATGGTGCGTTTTCACCCACTATTTGAGCAATTCCAAGACCAAATCATCAAAATTTCGGATCAAGAGTCTATTGAGGGCGGTGATGTACTGGTCGCATCTGATAAGGTTGTGCTTATCGGGATGAGTGAGCGTACTTCATTCAGTGGATTAATGACAGCAACAGAGCGACTTTTAAATCATGGGGTAGAACACGTGCTGGCTGTTGACATCCCCAAAAAACGCTCTTCGATGCATCTTGATACCATCTTTACATTTGCCAGTGAAAATGAATGTGTGGCTTTTCCCCCTGCGATTAATGAACGGAAGAACAACATTGTAGCGTTACACTCCCAAAATGGATCTGTTATCGCCCAATCAATGCCTTCATTAAAGATTGCATTAGAAGAACTTATAGGACATGACTTTACGTTTATAAAATGCGGAGGGGAACAAAGAACAAATCAGTTTCGTGAACAATGGACCGACGGCGCTAACGTTTTTGCACTAGCCCCGGGCACTATTGTAGGTTACGAACGAAACACCAATACATTTCGCGAGTTACAAAAGCACGGCTATGAACTAATGAATCAATATGAATTTATTGAAGAGTTTGAAAATACCTCATTCGATCCTTCAGAACATAAAATTGCAATCAGCTTTTTAGGTCATGAACTCTGCCGGGGACGCGGCGGTGCCCGGTGTATGACAATGCCTATTGCAAGAGCAACATAA
- the smpB gene encoding SsrA-binding protein SmpB, translating to MSNSPPTIKNRKARHEFRIEETYEAGIALKGTEVKSLREGNASLSEAFAYLKDGEVWLHDMYIKPYKHASFENHDERRDRKLLLHKREIRDMDKAVSKKGYTLVPLKLYFKKGYAKLLIGIGKGKKQHDKREDIKERDMKRELDRKYKGTYKVNM from the coding sequence ATGTCCAACTCACCACCAACAATCAAAAACAGGAAAGCACGTCACGAATTTCGTATTGAGGAGACCTACGAGGCGGGCATAGCGCTAAAGGGAACAGAAGTGAAATCTCTCCGGGAAGGAAACGCAAGCCTCAGCGAGGCTTTTGCTTACCTAAAAGATGGGGAAGTATGGCTACATGACATGTATATTAAACCATATAAACATGCTTCTTTTGAAAACCATGATGAGCGACGTGACCGTAAACTTTTGCTCCATAAACGAGAAATTCGGGATATGGATAAAGCGGTCTCTAAAAAAGGGTATACCTTGGTGCCCCTTAAGCTGTATTTTAAAAAGGGATACGCCAAACTGCTTATCGGTATTGGCAAGGGTAAAAAACAACATGACAAACGTGAAGATATTAAAGAACGTGACATGAAGCGTGAACTGGATCGTAAATACAAGGGCACGTACAAAGTAAATATGTAA
- a CDS encoding Nif3-like dinuclear metal center hexameric protein, which yields MNIQVRHISTFLHQWAPPSTKLDYDNVGLLVGDPNQEISRALTCLDVTLDIVDEAMQKNCDLIVAHHPLIFNSIDRINPTNEQGKIIFKLIKNDIALIVAHTNLDAALDGVSFVLGKQLGLENMKFLDNSYNISRKIVLTTNHNDSESVLKLLNYYSAEEAHYHKVEGKKEGQFTYEAIMDEHNVSDLKKELDKNGLLHTGSFQVMDVASASNNVGMGVVGFYREKGLTQQQFLDTVSEALDVDAIRFSGSVERIKKVAVCGGAGVSLVRKAIAQGAQAFVTADIKYHDYFTDTDDFLLVDVGHYESEVPMVAALQQELSEAFEQLDVLETEVVTNPMQVFIPGNK from the coding sequence ATGAATATTCAGGTCCGGCATATATCCACTTTTTTGCACCAGTGGGCTCCGCCCAGCACCAAGCTCGATTATGATAACGTTGGGTTACTTGTCGGAGATCCCAATCAAGAAATATCACGAGCACTTACTTGCCTCGATGTTACGCTAGATATTGTTGATGAGGCCATGCAAAAAAACTGTGACCTCATCGTTGCTCACCATCCCCTTATTTTTAATAGTATTGATCGCATAAATCCAACGAATGAGCAGGGAAAGATCATTTTTAAGCTGATAAAAAATGATATAGCGCTTATTGTAGCGCATACTAATCTCGATGCTGCCCTTGATGGTGTTTCTTTTGTATTAGGAAAGCAGTTGGGGCTTGAGAACATGAAGTTTTTGGATAACAGCTATAATATCAGCAGGAAAATTGTGCTTACTACCAACCACAACGATAGTGAATCGGTGTTGAAGTTGTTGAATTATTACTCGGCTGAAGAAGCACACTATCATAAGGTAGAGGGAAAAAAGGAGGGCCAGTTTACATACGAAGCTATTATGGATGAACATAATGTTTCGGACCTCAAAAAAGAACTCGACAAAAATGGACTGTTACACACTGGTAGTTTTCAGGTAATGGATGTGGCAAGTGCCTCTAATAATGTAGGAATGGGAGTAGTAGGCTTTTATCGTGAAAAGGGTTTAACTCAACAACAGTTCCTCGATACCGTTTCAGAGGCCTTAGATGTAGATGCTATTCGTTTTTCAGGATCTGTTGAGCGTATTAAGAAGGTTGCTGTATGTGGAGGGGCCGGCGTTTCTTTGGTCCGAAAAGCAATAGCACAAGGGGCACAGGCATTTGTTACCGCAGATATTAAATACCACGATTATTTTACCGACACCGATGATTTTTTATTGGTCGATGTAGGCCATTATGAAAGCGAAGTGCCAATGGTAGCGGCGCTTCAGCAAGAACTGTCTGAGGCATTTGAGCAGCTAGACGTTCTTGAAACAGAAGTAGTTACCAACCCAATGCAGGTTTTCATACCTGGTAATAAATAA